From one Paeniglutamicibacter psychrophenolicus genomic stretch:
- a CDS encoding ABC transporter ATP-binding protein: MSSNDNEVWGSPEAGTRKGSGMENVIEVQGLAKSFGHREALRGIDFEIPRGSVFGVIGPNGAGKTTAMRCLLDIIRPTAGQVRVLGTDPRRAGPAIRRRIGYLPGELALERRITGRRMMAHFAAISGPVAPGRIEELASRLGLELDRQSRKLSKGNKQKLGLVQAFMHDPELLILDEPTSGLDPLMQREFLGMVEDARGRGQTLFLSSHMIGEIEQAADRVAILRDGLIVRTATVEELRAGARRRLRVVAATDPETLAGALEPLPGLELLDTKRLGEGAGALEARFAGEVGALLHALAGVEVLDLVLEEPDLEEAVLELYGSPPGNGRHRAGEPRP, from the coding sequence GTGAGCAGCAACGACAATGAAGTGTGGGGGAGCCCCGAGGCGGGCACCCGGAAGGGCAGCGGCATGGAGAACGTCATCGAGGTGCAGGGCCTGGCCAAGAGCTTCGGCCACCGCGAGGCGCTGCGCGGCATCGACTTCGAAATCCCGCGCGGCAGCGTCTTCGGGGTGATCGGGCCCAACGGTGCCGGCAAGACGACCGCCATGCGCTGCCTGCTGGACATCATCAGGCCCACGGCCGGCCAGGTGCGGGTGCTGGGCACCGATCCGCGCCGGGCAGGCCCGGCGATCCGGCGCCGCATCGGATACCTCCCGGGCGAACTCGCCCTGGAACGGCGGATCACCGGGCGGAGGATGATGGCACACTTTGCCGCCATCAGCGGACCGGTGGCACCCGGCCGCATCGAGGAACTCGCCTCACGCCTGGGACTTGAGCTCGACCGGCAGTCTCGCAAGCTTTCCAAGGGCAACAAGCAGAAACTCGGACTGGTGCAGGCGTTCATGCACGATCCCGAGCTGCTCATCCTCGACGAACCCACCTCCGGCTTGGACCCGCTGATGCAGCGGGAATTCCTCGGCATGGTCGAGGACGCCCGCGGGCGCGGGCAGACGCTTTTCCTGTCTTCCCACATGATTGGGGAGATCGAACAGGCGGCGGACCGCGTGGCGATCCTGCGCGACGGATTGATCGTGCGCACCGCCACCGTCGAGGAGCTGCGGGCAGGTGCCCGTCGCCGGTTGCGCGTCGTGGCCGCCACGGACCCCGAGACACTTGCTGGGGCACTGGAACCGCTCCCCGGCCTGGAGCTGCTGGACACCAAACGGCTCGGCGAAGGGGCCGGCGCGCTCGAGGCGAGATTCGCCGGCGAGGTCGGTGCGCTCCTGCACGCCCTGGCCGGGGTCGAGGTGCTCGACCTGGTCCTTGAGGAACCGGACCTGGAGGAAGCGGTGCTCGAGCTCTACGGCTCCCCTCCCGGGAACGGACGCCATCGCGCGGGGGAGCCGCGGCCATGA
- a CDS encoding ABC transporter permease subunit gives MTPAGRRPVLPLMGKALLDTWRSTLVWALVFLSVLALYLPLYPSMAGPEMEKLLASLPEELVRALNYDQIATGAGYTQATFFGLLGFMLSSAVAIGTGAAAIGGDEDEGLLELTLAHGVTRTQVVLERSLALLLRMAFLMVVIYAGVLALNGPSELGLDAGMLFQAVAQFLLLVLLGGTAALLGGAVGGHRMHGNSAGALVAVGGYLLNALGNQSPDLEWMHAFSPYHWALGGQLVANGIDWSAFWGLAGLNILFVALAVLALRHRDVG, from the coding sequence ATGACGCCCGCCGGCCGCCGCCCGGTCCTGCCGCTGATGGGCAAGGCGCTGCTGGACACCTGGCGTTCCACGCTCGTCTGGGCCCTGGTGTTCCTGTCCGTGCTTGCGCTCTACCTTCCGCTCTACCCGTCCATGGCCGGCCCGGAAATGGAGAAACTGCTCGCCTCCCTGCCCGAGGAGCTGGTCCGTGCACTGAACTACGACCAGATCGCGACCGGTGCCGGCTACACCCAGGCAACCTTCTTCGGCTTGCTGGGATTCATGCTCTCCTCGGCCGTGGCCATCGGCACCGGGGCTGCGGCCATCGGCGGGGATGAGGACGAGGGCCTGCTCGAGCTCACGCTCGCCCACGGGGTGACGCGCACCCAGGTGGTCCTGGAACGGTCCCTGGCGCTGCTGCTGCGCATGGCCTTCCTGATGGTGGTGATCTACGCGGGGGTGCTGGCGCTGAACGGGCCCTCGGAGCTGGGACTTGACGCCGGAATGCTCTTCCAGGCGGTGGCACAGTTCCTGCTGCTGGTGCTGCTTGGCGGCACAGCGGCGCTGCTGGGCGGGGCCGTGGGTGGGCACCGGATGCACGGAAACTCGGCGGGCGCCCTGGTGGCGGTCGGGGGTTACCTGCTCAACGCGCTGGGCAACCAAAGCCCGGACCTGGAATGGATGCATGCTTTTTCGCCGTACCACTGGGCGCTCGGCGGGCAGCTCGTGGCCAACGGCATCGACTGGAGCGCGTTTTGGGGGCTGGCGGGCCTAAACATACTTTTCGTTGCACTGGCTGTTTTGGCGCTGCGGCACCGCGATGTCGGGTGA
- a CDS encoding zinc-binding dehydrogenase — MQAVVVHEIGGGFHVEDIAIDDPIGQEVLVEVKASGLCRTDLSVASHRHEYPVPAVFGHELAGIVTKIGPEVTDFAVGDHVVGSLIQFCGRCANCLSERSFQCLDRDATLRTSDQPSRLTRDGVAVAQGFGLGAFAQQALVHSNQLVKIADEMPFPQAALLGCGGLTGTGAVLNTAKVKPGESVVIVGAGGVGLNGVNGAVIAGASPIIVIDVAEAKLEKAREFGATHTVNSAEEDPVAAVKAIAGGGADHVFDFVGIGKVQEQGVAMLGKGGGLYLIGVTSGQTMNIDGRALLQGQNSITGIHMGSGVLRRDVPAYVDLYLAGKLKLDDMISKEIGLGEVEAGYEMLKDPTVTRVVVTSF; from the coding sequence ATGCAAGCAGTAGTCGTGCACGAAATTGGCGGCGGATTCCACGTTGAGGACATCGCCATCGACGATCCGATTGGCCAGGAGGTCCTGGTCGAGGTCAAGGCATCCGGATTGTGCCGCACCGACCTGAGCGTGGCCAGCCACCGCCATGAGTATCCCGTACCAGCGGTTTTCGGCCACGAGCTTGCCGGCATCGTGACCAAGATCGGCCCCGAGGTCACCGACTTCGCGGTTGGCGACCACGTGGTCGGATCCCTCATCCAGTTCTGCGGGCGCTGCGCGAACTGCCTATCGGAGCGCAGCTTCCAGTGCCTCGACCGGGATGCCACGCTGCGCACCTCGGACCAGCCGTCGCGGCTAACCCGCGATGGTGTGGCAGTGGCCCAAGGCTTCGGGCTGGGCGCCTTTGCCCAGCAGGCCCTCGTCCACTCAAACCAGCTGGTGAAAATTGCGGACGAGATGCCATTTCCCCAGGCCGCGCTCCTCGGGTGCGGTGGATTGACCGGTACTGGTGCGGTGCTCAACACGGCCAAGGTAAAGCCGGGCGAAAGCGTCGTGATCGTGGGAGCCGGAGGCGTCGGCCTCAACGGGGTCAACGGCGCCGTGATTGCCGGGGCATCCCCAATCATCGTGATCGATGTGGCGGAGGCAAAGCTCGAGAAGGCGCGGGAATTCGGGGCGACGCACACCGTCAATTCCGCTGAGGAAGATCCAGTGGCTGCGGTCAAAGCGATCGCCGGGGGCGGCGCGGACCATGTCTTCGATTTCGTGGGCATCGGAAAGGTCCAGGAACAGGGCGTGGCGATGCTGGGCAAGGGCGGCGGCTTGTACCTGATCGGGGTGACCTCCGGCCAGACCATGAACATCGACGGACGTGCCCTGCTGCAGGGGCAGAATTCCATCACCGGCATCCACATGGGTTCGGGCGTGCTGCGCCGCGACGTGCCGGCGTACGTGGACCTGTACCTCGCCGGAAAGCTCAAGCTCGACGACATGATTTCGAAGGAAATCGGGTTGGGCGAGGTCGAAGCGGGCTACGAGATGCTCAAGGATCCCACCGTAACCAGGGTTGTCGTCACCAGCTTCTAA
- a CDS encoding helix-turn-helix domain-containing protein: MLKAHEWRCLFERNFLHLFHLFGIVEISERVIVSSIATIQGIQTLDVTSAQHAEAVEVQRRLHEVDPKKLKIRIESAAGEEVVIPAGLAKLLHHILRLAASGKSIAITQLAQELTSVEAAKILGMSRPTLLKLAAKGEISFHKVGTHSRFLREDLRKFQEKRLDSRRRAFDELRTFEDSLGLIEE, from the coding sequence ATGCTCAAAGCGCATGAATGGCGCTGCCTGTTCGAACGCAACTTCTTGCATTTATTTCACTTGTTTGGCATAGTTGAAATAAGTGAAAGGGTGATCGTGAGTTCAATCGCTACAATCCAAGGTATCCAGACCCTTGATGTGACTTCTGCCCAGCATGCAGAAGCCGTTGAGGTGCAACGTCGACTTCATGAGGTGGACCCGAAGAAGCTTAAGATTCGAATCGAATCCGCTGCTGGTGAAGAAGTCGTCATCCCCGCAGGATTGGCAAAACTCCTCCATCACATCCTTCGCCTGGCTGCATCCGGTAAATCCATCGCCATCACCCAATTGGCCCAGGAATTGACCAGTGTTGAAGCCGCCAAGATCTTGGGCATGTCCCGCCCTACACTCTTGAAGCTCGCAGCCAAAGGAGAGATCAGCTTTCATAAGGTCGGTACCCATTCGCGGTTCCTGCGTGAGGATTTACGGAAGTTTCAGGAGAAGCGGCTTGACTCCCGGCGTCGTGCATTCGACGAACTTCGTACATTCGAAGATTCGCTCGGACTGATCGAGGAGTAA
- a CDS encoding PIN domain-containing protein has translation MQQGSTHLFLDSNILLSRTLRDWFCLIDLESGAEGIRLRWSEDVLAEFLYHLRKRNPSASEVVTGGLRRRLENACPDAMVEGYSIRAELIASGRDEFDAHVVAAAEHGLVDYLVTNNIKHFEPFREECEFEICTADDMLCLVDERRPGVVLISGAETAALLGQETQR, from the coding sequence ATGCAACAAGGGTCGACTCATTTGTTCTTGGACTCAAATATCCTTCTCTCGCGCACTCTGAGAGATTGGTTTTGCCTCATCGATTTGGAATCTGGGGCAGAGGGAATCAGGCTCCGTTGGAGCGAGGATGTCTTGGCTGAATTCCTCTATCACCTTCGAAAACGGAATCCTTCTGCGTCGGAGGTGGTAACCGGTGGTTTGCGACGGCGGCTTGAGAATGCCTGCCCTGACGCCATGGTCGAGGGCTATTCGATTCGCGCTGAACTCATTGCTTCCGGGCGAGACGAATTTGATGCACATGTAGTTGCTGCGGCCGAACACGGGCTGGTGGATTACCTCGTGACCAATAACATCAAACATTTCGAACCATTTCGGGAAGAATGCGAGTTCGAAATATGCACCGCGGATGACATGCTTTGTCTGGTCGATGAGCGCCGACCTGGCGTCGTCCTAATCAGTGGTGCAGAAACAGCTGCGTTATTGGGCCAAGAAACACAACGATAG
- a CDS encoding LutC/YkgG family protein: protein MGAKEEILSRISSALRDAPVPAPVPREYRKTSDMEESALIELLVDRLEDYKAHVNVVDAAELSATIAERLKDATSYVVPHGIAGEWLTNAALANDARRRVDAPGAVLGIPELDGTDAVLTSSAVSIAESGTIVLDGTGDQGRRAISLVPDHHVCVVPVSTIVQLLPEALPRMDITRPLTWISGPSATSDIELERVEGVHGPRQLDVIIVKGL, encoded by the coding sequence ATGGGCGCCAAGGAAGAAATCCTCTCCCGCATCAGCTCCGCACTGCGCGATGCCCCGGTTCCGGCTCCGGTCCCCCGCGAATACCGCAAGACCTCGGACATGGAAGAGTCCGCGCTCATTGAGCTGTTGGTCGACCGGCTCGAGGACTACAAGGCCCACGTCAATGTGGTGGATGCGGCTGAGCTTTCGGCCACCATTGCCGAACGCCTGAAGGACGCCACCAGCTACGTGGTGCCGCACGGCATCGCCGGGGAATGGCTCACCAATGCAGCCCTGGCCAACGATGCGCGCCGCCGCGTCGATGCCCCCGGTGCGGTCCTGGGCATTCCCGAGCTCGATGGCACCGATGCCGTGCTGACTTCCTCGGCGGTTTCCATTGCAGAGTCGGGCACCATCGTGCTTGATGGCACCGGTGACCAGGGCCGCCGCGCGATCTCGTTGGTTCCGGACCACCACGTGTGCGTGGTCCCGGTGTCCACCATCGTGCAGTTGCTGCCCGAGGCGCTGCCGCGCATGGACATCACCCGCCCGCTGACCTGGATCTCCGGACCGAGTGCCACCAGCGACATCGAGCTTGAGCGCGTCGAAGGCGTGCACGGCCCGCGGCAACTGGACGTCATCATCGTCAAGGGGCTGTAA
- a CDS encoding LutB/LldF family L-lactate oxidation iron-sulfur protein yields MSGVFMGMPSLPVFGDGNLHIDEPFPAAAHRELGNTQMRANLRHATHTIRDKRIKVVGELPDWEELRDAGAATKNQVMANLPALLEEFEKNFTARGGIIHWARDADEANRIVSDLIKEQDTTEVVKVKSMATQEIGLNEYLEEQGISAFETDLAELIVQLGHDKPSHILVPAIHKNRTEVRDIFLAEMPNVDPNLTDEPRLLAMAAREHLRRKFLSAKVAVSGANFALADSGTLAVVESEGNGRMCLTLPETLITVMGIEKLLPAKEDLEVFMQLLPRSSTGERMNPYTSLWTGVTEGDGPQNVHLVMLDNGRTAALADKYGRTALNCIRCSACMNVCPVYERTGGHAYGSTYPGPIGAILSPLLTGIKSEENSSLPYASSLCGACFDACPVKINIPEILVHLRGEDVDSRRGEKKLPSQMDLMMKGAQWAFSSGKNLGLLEKGLPLGKLAAGQDKKIKRLPGIAAGWTQSRDIPAPPSQSFRDWWKKEHQSEATTMKQEK; encoded by the coding sequence ATGAGCGGGGTCTTCATGGGAATGCCGAGCCTGCCGGTCTTCGGCGACGGCAACCTGCACATCGACGAGCCGTTCCCGGCCGCCGCGCACCGCGAACTGGGCAACACCCAGATGCGGGCCAACCTGCGCCACGCGACCCACACCATCCGTGACAAGCGCATCAAGGTCGTGGGCGAGCTTCCCGACTGGGAGGAATTGCGCGACGCCGGAGCGGCAACCAAGAACCAGGTCATGGCGAACCTGCCGGCGCTGCTAGAGGAGTTCGAAAAGAACTTCACCGCCCGCGGTGGCATCATCCACTGGGCGCGCGACGCCGACGAGGCCAACCGGATCGTCTCGGATCTGATCAAGGAACAAGACACCACCGAGGTCGTCAAGGTCAAGTCCATGGCCACCCAGGAAATCGGACTCAACGAATACCTCGAGGAACAAGGCATCTCCGCCTTCGAGACCGACTTGGCCGAGCTCATTGTCCAGCTGGGCCACGACAAGCCCAGCCACATCCTGGTCCCGGCCATCCACAAGAACCGCACCGAGGTGCGCGACATCTTCCTGGCGGAAATGCCGAACGTGGATCCGAACCTGACCGATGAACCGCGACTGCTTGCCATGGCCGCCCGCGAACACCTGCGCCGCAAGTTCCTCTCCGCCAAGGTCGCCGTCTCCGGCGCCAACTTCGCCCTGGCCGACTCCGGCACGCTGGCGGTCGTCGAGTCGGAGGGCAACGGGCGCATGTGCCTGACGCTGCCCGAAACGCTGATCACCGTCATGGGCATAGAAAAGCTGCTGCCGGCCAAGGAGGACCTCGAGGTCTTCATGCAGCTGCTGCCGCGCTCCTCCACCGGCGAGCGGATGAACCCGTACACCTCGCTCTGGACAGGGGTCACCGAGGGCGACGGACCGCAGAATGTGCACTTGGTGATGCTGGACAACGGCCGCACCGCCGCGCTGGCCGACAAGTACGGCCGCACCGCGTTGAACTGCATCCGCTGCTCGGCCTGCATGAACGTGTGCCCCGTCTACGAGCGTACCGGCGGCCATGCCTACGGTTCGACCTACCCGGGCCCGATCGGCGCGATCCTCTCCCCGCTGCTCACCGGCATCAAGTCCGAGGAAAACAGCTCGCTGCCCTACGCCTCATCGCTGTGCGGCGCCTGCTTCGACGCCTGCCCGGTAAAGATCAACATCCCCGAGATCCTGGTGCACCTGCGCGGCGAAGACGTCGATTCCAGGCGCGGCGAAAAGAAGCTTCCGTCCCAGATGGACCTGATGATGAAGGGTGCCCAGTGGGCGTTCTCCTCGGGCAAGAACCTGGGCCTGTTGGAAAAGGGCCTGCCGCTGGGCAAGCTTGCCGCCGGACAGGACAAGAAGATCAAGCGGCTTCCGGGCATTGCCGCCGGCTGGACCCAGTCCCGCGACATCCCCGCTCCCCCAAGCCAGTCATTCCGTGACTGGTGGAAGAAGGAACACCAGAGCGAAGCCACCACGATGAAGCAGGAGAAGTAG
- a CDS encoding (Fe-S)-binding protein, whose amino-acid sequence MKIALFATCIVDAMYPQTARATVKILERLGHEVIFPSGQACCGQMHINSGYMDEALPVVANHVQAFEADAYDVAVAPSGSCVASVKHQHPILAERCGDAALKARAEAVGAKTYELSQLLVDVLGVTNAGEQLGSHFPHKVTYHPSCHGMRSLNLGDRQLDLLKSVGGIEVADLPEADQCCGFGGTFSMKNADVSSAMLEDKAKNIESTGASLCSGGDASCLMHIGGGLSRTKSNTTTLHFAEILASTMAEPVSVTGEVFVGKGGKR is encoded by the coding sequence ATGAAAATCGCACTTTTCGCCACCTGCATCGTTGATGCCATGTATCCGCAAACCGCGCGTGCCACCGTCAAGATCCTTGAACGACTGGGCCACGAGGTCATCTTCCCCTCGGGCCAGGCCTGCTGCGGCCAGATGCACATCAACTCCGGATACATGGACGAAGCGCTGCCGGTGGTCGCCAACCACGTGCAGGCCTTCGAGGCCGATGCCTACGATGTAGCCGTCGCGCCGTCCGGGTCCTGCGTCGCCTCGGTCAAGCACCAGCACCCCATCCTTGCCGAACGCTGCGGAGACGCCGCGCTGAAGGCACGCGCCGAGGCCGTGGGCGCCAAGACCTACGAACTTTCCCAGCTGCTGGTCGATGTCCTGGGCGTGACCAATGCCGGCGAACAGCTCGGCTCGCACTTCCCGCACAAGGTCACCTACCACCCCTCCTGCCACGGCATGCGCTCGCTGAACCTGGGCGACCGCCAGTTGGACCTGCTCAAGAGTGTCGGCGGCATCGAGGTCGCCGACCTGCCCGAGGCCGACCAATGCTGCGGCTTCGGCGGAACCTTCTCCATGAAGAACGCCGACGTGTCCTCGGCAATGCTCGAGGACAAGGCCAAGAACATCGAATCCACCGGTGCCTCGCTGTGCTCCGGCGGTGACGCATCCTGCCTCATGCACATCGGCGGCGGGCTTTCACGGACCAAGTCCAACACCACCACGCTTCACTTTGCCGAGATCCTGGCAAGCACCATGGCCGAACCCGTCTCCGTGACGGGCGAGGTATTCGTAGGAAAGGGAGGCAAGCGATGA
- a CDS encoding L-lactate permease, with the protein MDTFTPTTDPLSGSIALSAIVSLLPLVTFFVMLAVVKAKAHVSGLASLLVAILVAIFVFKMPAGMALMSGVMGAVFGAFPVVWIVIMAIWLYQVTVISGRFEDLRRVFDVIGGGDVRIQSILIAFCFGGLLEALAGFGAPVAITATMLLALGMSPLRAAAAVLVANTAPVAFGAVAIPITTAAGLTGLDANHIGAIVGHQAPILAIFVPTLLLFILDGKRGVKEVWPAALVIGASFAVAQFFCATYFSYELTDIVASLAGLGAAVVFLRFWSSKGRDEARARILVGEVAGSAGSNGKSAGKISTYDETDRKLQPGPTFLALFPYLLVIVIFGIAKLWTLGANVPGALAATDVKVKWPMLYGHILDGEGNPVSSTIYNFQWLSNPGTLLLFTGLIVAVVYSLNDAGGKYKIKVSDAVLEIGRTIYNMRWAATTILSVLALAYVMNLSGQTITIGTWLAGTGAFFAFLSPILGWIGTAVTGSDTSANALFAKLQQTAGINAGIDPNLLVAANTSGGVVGKLISPQNLAIAATAVGMEGKESVILKKVAGWSVGMLLILCVLVYLQSTPILSWMLPTP; encoded by the coding sequence GTGGACACATTCACACCCACGACCGATCCGCTGTCCGGAAGCATCGCGCTTTCGGCCATCGTCTCATTGCTGCCCCTGGTGACGTTCTTCGTCATGCTGGCCGTCGTCAAGGCCAAGGCGCACGTCTCCGGCCTGGCCTCGTTGCTGGTGGCCATCCTGGTCGCGATCTTCGTCTTCAAGATGCCGGCGGGCATGGCGCTGATGTCCGGAGTCATGGGTGCTGTGTTCGGTGCCTTCCCGGTGGTCTGGATCGTCATCATGGCGATCTGGCTCTACCAGGTCACCGTGATTTCGGGACGCTTCGAGGACCTGCGACGCGTCTTTGACGTGATCGGCGGCGGGGACGTGCGCATCCAGTCGATCCTGATCGCCTTCTGCTTCGGCGGCCTGCTCGAGGCGCTCGCCGGCTTCGGCGCCCCGGTGGCCATCACCGCCACGATGCTGCTCGCCCTGGGCATGTCGCCGTTGCGTGCCGCCGCAGCGGTGCTGGTGGCCAACACCGCACCGGTCGCCTTTGGCGCCGTGGCCATCCCGATCACGACCGCGGCCGGCCTGACCGGGCTGGACGCCAACCACATCGGCGCCATCGTCGGGCACCAGGCACCGATCCTGGCCATCTTCGTGCCGACATTGCTGCTGTTCATCCTTGACGGCAAGCGCGGCGTGAAGGAAGTCTGGCCGGCGGCCCTGGTCATCGGTGCCTCCTTCGCCGTTGCCCAGTTCTTCTGCGCCACCTACTTCTCCTACGAACTGACCGACATCGTCGCCTCACTCGCGGGCCTGGGTGCGGCAGTGGTCTTCCTGCGCTTCTGGTCCTCGAAGGGCCGCGACGAGGCACGTGCCCGCATCCTGGTGGGCGAGGTCGCCGGGTCGGCAGGATCGAACGGCAAGTCCGCCGGCAAGATCTCGACCTACGACGAGACGGACCGCAAGCTGCAGCCCGGCCCGACGTTCCTGGCGCTCTTCCCGTACCTGTTGGTCATTGTCATCTTCGGCATTGCCAAGCTCTGGACCTTGGGAGCCAATGTTCCCGGCGCCCTGGCCGCCACCGACGTCAAGGTCAAGTGGCCCATGCTTTACGGGCACATCCTTGACGGCGAGGGCAACCCCGTTTCCTCGACCATCTACAATTTCCAGTGGCTCTCGAACCCCGGCACCCTGCTGCTGTTCACCGGCCTGATCGTGGCGGTCGTCTACTCGCTCAACGACGCCGGCGGCAAGTACAAGATCAAGGTCTCGGACGCGGTGCTGGAAATCGGGCGCACCATCTACAACATGCGCTGGGCCGCCACCACGATCCTGTCCGTGCTGGCCCTGGCCTACGTCATGAACCTTTCCGGCCAGACCATCACCATCGGCACCTGGCTTGCCGGGACCGGCGCGTTCTTCGCCTTCCTGTCCCCGATCCTGGGCTGGATCGGCACCGCGGTGACCGGCTCGGACACCTCGGCCAACGCCCTGTTTGCGAAGCTGCAGCAGACCGCCGGAATCAACGCCGGAATCGACCCCAACCTGCTGGTTGCCGCCAACACCTCCGGCGGCGTGGTCGGCAAGCTGATCTCCCCGCAGAACCTTGCCATTGCCGCCACCGCGGTGGGCATGGAAGGCAAGGAATCGGTCATCCTGAAGAAGGTGGCCGGCTGGTCGGTGGGCATGCTGCTGATCCTGTGCGTGCTGGTCTACCTGCAGTCCACCCCGATCCTGAGCTGGATGCTGCCTACCCCGTAA
- a CDS encoding FadR/GntR family transcriptional regulator gives MTSKARTSPQPARAYETVLKSIEADLRSGKIKIGDQLPGERLLAETHGISRASVRDAIRILDAMGMVRTSTGSGPNSGAVVISNPAVGLSATLRLHVASRQLSVADIVESRILLETWAAQSADLAGNPEHSQAVIRRTGELLEAMDEPGLDREEFHDLDAEFHVLLSSLAGNAVIEAMMESLRLSISDYVSESVASDAAWQKIATVLRSQHHAIHQAVKGGDGPLAAHLLREHIQWFYTESRQY, from the coding sequence GTGACTAGCAAAGCACGTACCTCGCCGCAGCCGGCCCGCGCCTATGAAACGGTTCTGAAAAGCATCGAGGCGGACCTGCGGTCAGGCAAGATCAAGATCGGCGACCAACTGCCCGGCGAACGCTTGCTGGCCGAAACCCACGGCATTTCCCGGGCCTCGGTCAGGGACGCGATCCGCATCCTCGACGCCATGGGCATGGTGCGCACCTCCACCGGTTCCGGACCAAACTCTGGGGCCGTGGTCATTTCCAATCCCGCGGTCGGGCTTTCTGCAACGCTGCGCCTCCACGTGGCCTCGCGCCAGCTCTCGGTTGCCGACATCGTCGAGTCCCGCATCCTCCTGGAAACCTGGGCGGCGCAGTCCGCCGACCTGGCCGGAAACCCGGAACACAGCCAAGCCGTGATCCGCCGAACCGGCGAGCTGCTTGAAGCCATGGACGAACCGGGGCTTGACCGCGAAGAATTCCATGACCTGGACGCGGAGTTCCATGTGCTGTTGTCCTCGCTGGCGGGCAACGCCGTGATCGAGGCCATGATGGAATCGCTGCGCCTGTCGATCAGCGACTACGTCAGCGAATCGGTGGCCAGCGACGCGGCCTGGCAGAAGATCGCCACGGTCCTGCGGTCCCAGCACCATGCGATACACCAGGCGGTCAAGGGCGGCGACGGACCCCTGGCCGCCCATCTCCTGCGCGAGCACATCCAGTGGTTCTACACGGAGTCGCGGCAGTACTGA
- a CDS encoding NADP-dependent oxidoreductase, which produces MSKPTSTEIRLASRPTGWPTPENFETATVQLPDLAEGEVRVSNEYLSVDPYMRGRMNDAKSYAAPYALGEVMTGAAVGEVVESRAKGIALGDKVLHHLGWRSVSQGPAAAFRVVQEISGVPLSAYMGILGMTAYTAYVGLLEIARLKEGDIVFISGAAGAVGSAAGQIARLKGAARVIGSAGTDKKVALLKDKYGFDAAFNYKDAPVLEQLRAAAPEGIDVYFDNVGGDHLEAALSVFNRDGRAALCGSISSYNATEAPAGPRNMGNLITQGLSLKGYTVGFHPGLFPDFVKDMSAWLDSGEVVFEETVIEGLENAVHGFLELMRGANTGKMVIKL; this is translated from the coding sequence ATGTCAAAACCCACCAGCACGGAAATTCGCTTGGCGTCGCGTCCCACCGGTTGGCCGACACCGGAAAACTTTGAAACCGCGACCGTCCAGCTGCCCGACCTGGCCGAGGGCGAGGTGCGGGTATCCAACGAGTACCTCTCCGTGGATCCGTACATGCGCGGGCGGATGAATGATGCCAAGTCCTATGCGGCGCCCTATGCGCTGGGCGAGGTCATGACCGGCGCGGCGGTGGGCGAGGTCGTCGAGTCCCGCGCCAAGGGCATTGCCCTGGGCGACAAGGTGCTGCACCACCTGGGCTGGCGTTCGGTGTCCCAGGGGCCGGCCGCGGCCTTCCGCGTGGTCCAGGAGATTTCCGGGGTGCCGCTGTCCGCCTACATGGGGATCCTTGGCATGACCGCCTACACCGCCTATGTCGGCCTGCTGGAAATCGCAAGGCTGAAGGAGGGCGATATCGTCTTCATCTCCGGCGCGGCCGGAGCCGTGGGCAGCGCGGCGGGGCAGATCGCCCGGCTCAAGGGCGCGGCCCGCGTCATCGGTTCGGCGGGCACGGACAAGAAGGTCGCGCTCTTGAAAGACAAGTACGGGTTCGACGCGGCATTCAACTACAAGGACGCACCGGTGCTGGAGCAGTTGCGTGCTGCCGCGCCGGAGGGCATCGACGTGTACTTCGACAATGTCGGCGGGGACCACCTCGAGGCCGCACTGTCCGTCTTCAACCGCGACGGGCGGGCCGCGTTGTGCGGGTCCATCTCCTCCTACAACGCGACCGAGGCCCCGGCGGGTCCGCGGAACATGGGGAACTTGATCACCCAGGGGCTGAGCCTGAAGGGTTACACGGTTGGGTTCCATCCCGGGCTCTTCCCCGACTTCGTCAAGGACATGTCCGCGTGGCTGGATTCCGGCGAGGTCGTGTTCGAGGAAACGGTGATCGAGGGCCTGGAGAATGCGGTCCACGGTTTCCTGGAGCTCATGCGCGGGGCCAACACAGGAAAAATGGTCATCAAGCTCTAG